The genomic DNA GTTCTTCCGTCAGAGGAGGAATACCCAAACGAATCACTTCACCATTGTTTTCAGGAGTGATACCGACTTCGGAATCCATAATTCCTTTTTCAATATCCTTTATAATCTTCTTCTCCCAAGGAGTGATCATGATCGTTCTTGCATCCGGAACAGTTACGGTAGCCACATTTGTCAAAGGGACAGGAGCACCGTAATACATGACTCTCACACAATCCAAAATTTTCGGATTCGCCTTTCCGGCACGGATATGAGACAACTGTTCGTCCAAATATTCAATTGCGAAAGTCATCTTCTCTTCTGCCGCCTTTACATACTGCTTTATATCTGCCATAAGTGATTGTATATTTTTGTTTTCTTTGTTATTAGGCAAACAAAAATAGTAAAGTTTTTCTTTTTGGCAAACTGTTTATAGAAATATGTTATTCCCGAACTGCCGGGACTACCTCAACTTCGTAAAAAGGAAGAGCAGATAAAACACTCCAACTACCAAGACCAACAAGGTACCTGTCTGCGAATGAAGGGCATCAGAAGCAAAGCCCATCAAGAGCGGAAAAACCGTTCCACCGAAAAGTCCCATAATCATCAAGCCGGATACTTCGTTTTGCCGTTGAGGCATCGACAACAAAGCCTGGGAGAAAAGGATAGAGAAGACGTTTGAATTGCCATATCCGACCAAAGCAATGCTGACATATAGCAGGACCTTACTGTCAAACAAAAGGAAACCTGCCATCGAAGCAACCATCAGTACGACACTGACGACAAAAAACTTCTTCGCCGCCCAATGAGCTAAGACCAACGAACCGGTCAGGCAACCGATCGTACGAAAAATGAAATAGAGGCTCGTTGCAAATGCCGCCGCATGTATATCCACCCCCAACCTTTCCATCAGGATCTTTGGGGCGGTAGTATTCGTACCAACATCTATGCCGACATGGCACATGATACCTACAAACATCAACAAGATAAACGGGTTACCCAACAAGGCTATGCATTCGGCAAATGTGGACGGTCTACCTTCCGGCGCCTCTTCCTTAATAGAAGCCGCCCCCAACAGTAAAATTGCCACAATCGCTATTGCCATATAGACCGGGAACAGTACACGCCAGCCCAATCCCAGCGAAGGGATCGCCGCCGTCGCCCCCCACATGGCGATATAAGGTGCCAGAAAAGAAGCGATCGCCTTGACAAACTGCCCGAAAGTCAAACTACTCGCCAACTTATCTTCAGTAATAATATTAGAGAGAAGCGGGTTCAGAGAGGTCTGCATCAAAGCATTCCCGATCCCTAATAAAGAAAAAGAGACCAACATCACCATATAGCCATCGCCGAAACATGGGATCAGCAACGACACGAAGGTAACGACTAGGCTCAGCATGACCGTCTTTTTCCGCCCGATCTTATTCATCAACATTCCCGTCGGGACGGAAAAGATCAGAAACCAGAAGAACACTAAAGAAGGAAAGATATTCGCTTCGGAATCCGTCAATCCTAAATCCAACTTCACATAGTTGGAGGCAATTCCTACCAAATCCACAAATCCCATCGTGAAGAAAACTAACATCACTGGGATCAGCCTTATATACAAGCTTTTCTCTTTCATAATCAGTCTTTATATAGGATAAGCAGGCCATGCACCCTCTTTCGTACAAACAAAAGCTGCTGTCCCGACAGCTGTTTGATGGGCTTCGCGCAAGGATTTACCGGCTAATATAGAATAAACGAATGCTCCAGAGAAAGAATCTCCCGCCCCGACCGTATCAGCCACCTCGACTTTGGGAGTAAGAATCGTCGACTTGTCGGCAACCGTATAGACAGAACTGTAGCGACTGCCGGCAGTCAAAATCATATAGCGCAGGCTGTAACGCTCAACCAATTGGCGGCAAGCTGTATCTTCATCCTCCGAAAGGGAGAACATTTCACGTATCAGGTCGAGTTCCTCGTCATTGATCTTAAATACATTCGCCTCTTCCAGCAGACTGGCGATCAACTCCTTCGAGTAGTAAGACTGGCGGATATTGACATCGAAAAACCGAAGCGCCTCTTTACGGGCATAGGAAAGTAACGCATGAATCGTCGCACGCGATTCGGGCGAACGCTGCGCCAACGTACCGAAGCAGATGGCATCCGCTTCTTTCACCAGATCGACGGCTTCCTGAGTCAAAGGTATATGATCCCAGGCAACACCTTCTATAATCGTATAGGTCGGGATACCGTCTTTCAACTCCACCATCACGCTTCCGGTAGGATATTCGACTGTCCCCAGCAAATGGCAGATACCGTTCTTATCCAACTCCTGGACGATCTCCGTCCCAAACACGTCATTCCCGACCGCGCTGACCGCATATCCTTCGGCCCCCAATTGGGTAGCATGGTATACAAAATTGATCGGAGCGCCTCCGGCACGTTTCCCCGTTGGCAACACATCCCAAAGGAGTTCGCCTATACCGACAACAACAGGTTTACTATCTTTCATTAATTTACTTATTTTATATTTTCTAAATTACTCCCAGATGGATCGGGACGTGTATACTTCCATTTCTTTTACTTCGATATTATTTCCAAAAAAATGGAATCCTTCCCTGTTTTTCAAGTCCGGCCGACGCTCCATCGAATAAGAATAAGCCCCATCATCAATATAAACTTCAATAGAAGTTTTATCCAAGATAATATCGGCCGCGATTTCCATGCTTGTCATGTCCTCGGGCGAATAAAACACACCATTGATCCGATTGTAATTCATATCGTAATCCAGTAATGACTGCCCGAACAGGTTCAGGCCGGCATTCGTGGCATGAGACAATTTGAGGGTTGTACGGATACGCAATGTACTTGCATCCTTATACTGCCGAAGCAGTTCATCAGCTTTATCTGCCGTCAGCGCTCTCCACTTTCCGACTGAGGTCTGCAAGCGGTCAAGTTCGTCGATCGGTTTACTAAACAGGCGAATGCCGTCTTTCGTCGTTCTCAAAGACAACTCCGTCGGGAATAACATCATCCCATTAAAAGGCATTCCCGGATGAGAGATACGCCCCCAACCGATCTGAATACGACGGCCATCCGACTCAGGTATATTCGTAAACGTCTGGGCAGCATAGATAGAACCAGTCGAATAGTAATATTTGCCGGATTCAGGTGTAAATTTCTTTCCGTCAAACACACCCAACATATAAGTCCCGGAAGCACCATACATCACCCATTTAGTATTGTCCTTATTCCCATCGACAGGGAGTTCGAACAATTCAGGACACTCCCAAAAACCGGTAATATGGCTTTCGAATGTCCAGTCTTTCAAGTTGTCAGAGTTGTATATGGAATGTCCATCGCGCTCATTCAGCACCATGACCCATTTACCTGATGGTTTATGCCAAAAGACTTTCGGATCGCGAGTATCCTTACTGTTCCATTTGGCCTTAGAATCGATCACCGGATTGCCCTTATATTTTGTCCAAGTGCGTCCTTTATCCAGGCTATAGGCTATACATTGCACCTGCTTTTCCGGGTTGTCAGCTGTATAAATAGCCACCATCGCCGGAATACCATTCTTTCCGAAGCCAGAAGTATTATCATAGTCGATCACTGCCGAACCGGAAAACATCGTACCGTGTTCGTCGGGATACAGGGCGATCGGTAGCTCTTCCCAATGTATCAAATCATTGCTTACTGCATGCCCCCAATGCATATTCCCCCAGTCGCGTTCATACGGATTATGTTGGTAGAACAAGTGATATTCACCGTCATAATACAGCAATCCATTAGGATCATTGTTCCATCCTCTACGTTGAGTATAGTGGATTTGCGGACGGTTGGTTTCTTTATACAAGCTATCTTGCCCGGTTATTTCATCTGCTTGATAAATCTTGTTTATACCTGTTTTATTCCCAGTATAAGATATTTTTATCTCTTTGTTCTTCAAGGCAGACATATCGCAAAACACCCAATAGTCCGGTTTTCCCGAGGCCAAACGAATCTCAAACACCCGCTCTTGCCGCCCTCCCACATCAAATGTCATCAGAGCCCGGTCTACCTGATGCGAAACCGGCAGATTGAGGTATCTCTTCGTTATTTTCATTGTCAGGTCTTGCGCACTCAAGGTGAAGATACAACCCACCAGGGCACTCGCAAGCACCCCTATACGTTTGTTATTCATTTCAGCATTAATTATGCACCAGCGTTCCGATGTTTTCACCGCTCATCACCTTTTTCAGATTACCGTTGGTGTCCATGTCGAAGACGATGATCGGAAGATTGTTTTCCTTACACATCGTGGTGGCTGTCAGGTCCATCACCTTGAGGCCGCGCGTATAGATTTCGTCGTAGGTGATGTCCGAGAACTTGGTAGCAGTCGGATCCTTTTCCGGATCGGCAGTATAGATACCATCTACACGGGTTCCTTTCAGCATCACATCCGCTTCGATCTCGATACCACGCAGGGAAGAACCTGTGTCAGTCGTAAAAAACGGATTGCCAGTACCGCCCGACATAATCACAACATGGCCCTGTTCAAGCAATTCGATCGCACGCCATTTGTTATAAAACTCGCCGATCGGTTCCATACGGATAGCAGTCAGCACTTTGGCTTTCACGCCCTGAGCGACGAGGGCAGAACTCAAGGCCAAACTGTTGATGACCGTTGCCAGCATCCCCATCTGGTCGCCTTTCACACGGTCGAAGCCTTTGGAAGCCCCGCTCAGGCCGCGAAAGATGTTGCCGCCACCAATCACAATTCCAATCTGGACACCCATTTTGGCAATTTCCTTGATCTGCGTCGCATATTCGTTCAGACGAACTTCGTCTATACCATATTGTTTACCTCCCATAAGCGATTCTCCGCTTAATTTCAACAGGATACGTTTGTACTGAGCCATATTGTCTTGATTTATTTGATTGTTATACCCACAAAAATACAGTATTTCAATGACCCAGCAATAGCAGTCCTTTATTTTAGTAAAACATTTTAACGAGACTGTACACCCACTGTAACAATTTTGTAACATCCCCCTTCTACCTTTGTCTGTAAAAAAGAGAAACACACACTTATATTACTTATTTTGAAGACGCGAAGAAATCACCAAGACCTTATTCCTAACTTTTATACGGCAATCCTCTTTCAGCGGAAAGAAACGGGTTGCCGTATATTTTCCCGCAATACCTATAAATACTTTAAAAACCGAAACAATACGGATTTACCTCTTGTTTTGAATAAACAAAACTAAAGTAGTAATCATTTAAAAACGTAATGGTATGAAAGATTTATTAATCGGTATGGTAGTCGGAGTTGTCACAGGTTATGTACTCCGCAAAATGGAAGATGATGGAAAATTCCGTTGCCTCCACGCAAACCTCCACCACCTCGCTTCAAAGGCAAAAGAAGAAGCGATGAACCTGAAAGACGCAGGCTTGGACAAAGTAGAATATGTTGCCGACCGCGTTCATCAGGTTGCAGAGCAGGAAAAGAGCAAAAAATAAAATAGTCGAAACAAAATCCTGCTCACTAATTCAGACATAGTTTGAGAAAGGTGTGTCAAATATCGGTATTCATGGGACGCAAACAACGAAGACGAGCGCAGATCAACGCAGATATTATTAATTATCAGCAAAATAACCTGCGTCTATCTGTGTATTCTGCGTCATCTGCGTCCAGTGATATCAAATTGGCACACCTTCCTCGAATTATCGTGACAGACGTGTTTTACTAACGCGCCTCTCCATGTTTTATCAGAGTTTATCCTTTAAATATTTTCCCGTATAAGATGCCTCGCACATGGCCACCTCCTCCGGCGTTCCAGTGCAAACCAGATTTCCTCCGGCATTCCCACCTTCGGGGCCGAGATCTACCAGATAGTCGGCACATTTGATCACATCCATGTTATGTTCGATAATGACAACCGTATGACCTTTATCGATCAGGGCATTGAAAGCCTTTAGCAACGTCTTGATATCATGGAAATGCAGGCCAGTCGTCGGCTCGTCAAAGACGAAAAGTGTCGGTTCCTGCTTCTCTTGACCCAAATAGTAAGCAAGTTTCACACGCTGGTTTTCACCACCGGACAAAGTGGATGAAGTCTGTCCGAGTTTGATATACCCCAACCCAACATCCTGGAGGGGTTTCAACTTTTTGACAATCTTCTTTTCCTGTGATCCCGGATATTGTCCAAAGAACTCAATCGCCTGGTTCACGGTCATTTCCAGCATATCATAGATACTCGCACCGTGATATTCGACATCGAGCACATCCTGTTTGAAGCGCTTGCCGTGGCAGGTTTCGCATTCGAGGGTGATATCGGCCATGAACTGCATCTCGACCGTGATCCTGCCTTCTCCTTTACATTCTTCACATCGCCCGCCTTCCTTATTAAAGGAGAAATAGGCAGCCGAATAGCCCATCTGCTTAGCCAAAGGCTGCTCACCGTAAAGTTTACGGATCTCATCATAGGCCCCGATATAGGTCACCGGGTTGGAACGGGAACTCTTTCCGATGGAGTTCTGGTCGACAAACTCGATACTTTTGATCATGTGCATATCGCCTTCCAAGCCGGAACAGTCAACCATCAAGCGGGCAGCCTCGTCTAAATAATGCTTGACACCTTCGTAGAAAATATCACGCACGAGCGAACTTTTACCCGAACCGCTGACACCTGTTACGACTGTCATCACATTCAGGGGGAACTTCACATCAATCCCTTTCAAATTGTTTTTACGGGCACCTTTCACCTCGATATAATTATTCCAGGGACGACGATAAAGGGGCACTTCTATCTGGTCCTCTCCCGTCAGATACCGGACGGTATAGCTGTTGCTACTGGTTTTCAAATCGTCCACATCACCCTGATAGACCACTTCCCCACCCAGGCGACCGGCCTTCGGACCGATGTCGATAATGTAATCGGCCGCACGGATAATCTCTTCGTCATGCTCCACCACAACAACCGTATTACCTAATGCTTGCAATTGCCGGAGCACCTTGATCAGCAAATCGGTGTCACGAGAATGGAGCCCGATACTCGGCTCGTCCAATATATAAAGAGACCCGACCAAGCTACTCCCCAAAGAAGTCGCCAAATTGATACGCTGGCTTTCTCCTCCGGAAAGAGAGGAAGACAGGCGGTCAAGCGTCAGATAGCCCAACCCCACATCCAACAGGAATTGCAGGCGGTTAGTGATCTCCGTCAGCAAACGTTTGGCAATGGATGCCTCGTTCTCGTCAAGTCGAAGATTATCGAAAAAGGCTTTTGCTTCCGTGATCGGAAGGGTAACCAGTTCCGCAATATCCTTTCCCCCTACCTTTACATAAAGGGCTTCGGGACGCAGACGGGACCCTTTGCAAGTCGGGCAAACGGTCTTTCCACGATAACGCGCAAACATCACACGGTACTGTATCTTATACAGGTTCTCTTCCACAAATTTAAAAAAGTCATCGATGCCGTGCAGTCCGCGGGCACCGTGCCAAAGCAAGTCTTTCTCCTTTTGCGTCAGATCGTAATAAGGACGATGGATCGGGAAGTTATATTTCTCGCTCTTCACTATAAACTCTTTCAGCCATTCTCCCATCACATCGCCTTTCCAGCAGACTACCGCTCCCTGGAAAACAGACAAGCTTTTATCCGGCACGACCAGATTTTCATCGATACCGAGCACCTTCCCGAAACCTTCGCAAGTCGGGCAGGCGCCTAACGGGTTATTAAAACTGAACATCATATCGGTCGGTTCCTCGAACACCATACCATCGGCCTCGAATTTCTTGGAATATTCTTTTACAACCGTTCCTTCGGATGTGTAGATACGGATGATACAAGTATCGTGCCCTTCAAAAAATGCCGTTTCGGCAGAATCAGCAAGACGGCTTTTCAATGTCTTGTCATCCGATACGACCAGACGGTCTATCAACAGTTCGATCACCGGGTAGGAAAGCAATGCGTCATCCGCCAATACTTCACCGATACGGTAAACGGTCTCATTGATAGACAAACGGGTGTAACCTTCTTTTTGCAGGATTTCCAATTGTTCCTTGATACTGCGCCCATCCGGCAGGACGACAGGGGCGTATACGGCAAAACGAGTCCCGGCGGGATAACCCAAAACTTCTTTCACGATATCGCTCACCTGATGTTTCTTCACCTCCTTCCCCGACACGGGAGAGATGGTTTTCCCGATACGGGCATACAGGAGCCGAAGGTATTCGTATATCTCCGTAGAGGTTCCCACCGTCGAACGCGGGTTACGGGTGTTCACCTTTTGTTCGATGGCAATGGCAGGGGGAATACCTTTGATATAGTCGCATTCCGGCTTGCTCATACGCCCCAGGAACTGACGGGCATAGGCCGAAAGGCTCTCCACATAGCGGCGCTGCCCCTCCGCATACAACGTATCAAATGCCAATGATGATTTTCCACTACCGGAAAGGCCGGTTATAACGACCAGTTTATCTCTGGGGATCTCGACATCGATATTTTTCAGGTTATTGATTCGAGCTCCTTTGATGAATATAGAATTGTTTTCGGACATAATGATGATTTATCAGCCTGACATATAGACACGGATTACACATCTGTGTAATCCGTACCCAATATAAACAACGCAAAGGTAAAAAAGGATTGCCGTTTTGCCAAGTAAACGACTGACATTCACATTCGGAAACAATCAATTTACACATTCTATATAAACGGGGCCGACCAAGCCG from Parabacteroides merdae ATCC 43184 includes the following:
- the frr gene encoding ribosome recycling factor; this encodes MADIKQYVKAAEEKMTFAIEYLDEQLSHIRAGKANPKILDCVRVMYYGAPVPLTNVATVTVPDARTIMITPWEKKIIKDIEKGIMDSEVGITPENNGEVIRLGIPPLTEERRRLLAKQSKQEAETAKISIRNARRDAIEQLKKSIKTDGTPEDVEKDAEAEVQKVHDKYIKKVDELYAAKEKEIMTV
- a CDS encoding MFS transporter, which produces MKEKSLYIRLIPVMLVFFTMGFVDLVGIASNYVKLDLGLTDSEANIFPSLVFFWFLIFSVPTGMLMNKIGRKKTVMLSLVVTFVSLLIPCFGDGYMVMLVSFSLLGIGNALMQTSLNPLLSNIITEDKLASSLTFGQFVKAIASFLAPYIAMWGATAAIPSLGLGWRVLFPVYMAIAIVAILLLGAASIKEEAPEGRPSTFAECIALLGNPFILLMFVGIMCHVGIDVGTNTTAPKILMERLGVDIHAAAFATSLYFIFRTIGCLTGSLVLAHWAAKKFFVVSVVLMVASMAGFLLFDSKVLLYVSIALVGYGNSNVFSILFSQALLSMPQRQNEVSGLMIMGLFGGTVFPLLMGFASDALHSQTGTLLVLVVGVFYLLFLFTKLR
- a CDS encoding carbohydrate kinase family protein, which encodes MKDSKPVVVGIGELLWDVLPTGKRAGGAPINFVYHATQLGAEGYAVSAVGNDVFGTEIVQELDKNGICHLLGTVEYPTGSVMVELKDGIPTYTIIEGVAWDHIPLTQEAVDLVKEADAICFGTLAQRSPESRATIHALLSYARKEALRFFDVNIRQSYYSKELIASLLEEANVFKINDEELDLIREMFSLSEDEDTACRQLVERYSLRYMILTAGSRYSSVYTVADKSTILTPKVEVADTVGAGDSFSGAFVYSILAGKSLREAHQTAVGTAAFVCTKEGAWPAYPI
- a CDS encoding DUF4980 domain-containing protein; its protein translation is MNNKRIGVLASALVGCIFTLSAQDLTMKITKRYLNLPVSHQVDRALMTFDVGGRQERVFEIRLASGKPDYWVFCDMSALKNKEIKISYTGNKTGINKIYQADEITGQDSLYKETNRPQIHYTQRRGWNNDPNGLLYYDGEYHLFYQHNPYERDWGNMHWGHAVSNDLIHWEELPIALYPDEHGTMFSGSAVIDYDNTSGFGKNGIPAMVAIYTADNPEKQVQCIAYSLDKGRTWTKYKGNPVIDSKAKWNSKDTRDPKVFWHKPSGKWVMVLNERDGHSIYNSDNLKDWTFESHITGFWECPELFELPVDGNKDNTKWVMYGASGTYMLGVFDGKKFTPESGKYYYSTGSIYAAQTFTNIPESDGRRIQIGWGRISHPGMPFNGMMLFPTELSLRTTKDGIRLFSKPIDELDRLQTSVGKWRALTADKADELLRQYKDASTLRIRTTLKLSHATNAGLNLFGQSLLDYDMNYNRINGVFYSPEDMTSMEIAADIILDKTSIEVYIDDGAYSYSMERRPDLKNREGFHFFGNNIEVKEMEVYTSRSIWE
- the pyrH gene encoding UMP kinase; protein product: MAQYKRILLKLSGESLMGGKQYGIDEVRLNEYATQIKEIAKMGVQIGIVIGGGNIFRGLSGASKGFDRVKGDQMGMLATVINSLALSSALVAQGVKAKVLTAIRMEPIGEFYNKWRAIELLEQGHVVIMSGGTGNPFFTTDTGSSLRGIEIEADVMLKGTRVDGIYTADPEKDPTATKFSDITYDEIYTRGLKVMDLTATTMCKENNLPIIVFDMDTNGNLKKVMSGENIGTLVHN
- the uvrA gene encoding excinuclease ABC subunit UvrA encodes the protein MSENNSIFIKGARINNLKNIDVEIPRDKLVVITGLSGSGKSSLAFDTLYAEGQRRYVESLSAYARQFLGRMSKPECDYIKGIPPAIAIEQKVNTRNPRSTVGTSTEIYEYLRLLYARIGKTISPVSGKEVKKHQVSDIVKEVLGYPAGTRFAVYAPVVLPDGRSIKEQLEILQKEGYTRLSINETVYRIGEVLADDALLSYPVIELLIDRLVVSDDKTLKSRLADSAETAFFEGHDTCIIRIYTSEGTVVKEYSKKFEADGMVFEEPTDMMFSFNNPLGACPTCEGFGKVLGIDENLVVPDKSLSVFQGAVVCWKGDVMGEWLKEFIVKSEKYNFPIHRPYYDLTQKEKDLLWHGARGLHGIDDFFKFVEENLYKIQYRVMFARYRGKTVCPTCKGSRLRPEALYVKVGGKDIAELVTLPITEAKAFFDNLRLDENEASIAKRLLTEITNRLQFLLDVGLGYLTLDRLSSSLSGGESQRINLATSLGSSLVGSLYILDEPSIGLHSRDTDLLIKVLRQLQALGNTVVVVEHDEEIIRAADYIIDIGPKAGRLGGEVVYQGDVDDLKTSSNSYTVRYLTGEDQIEVPLYRRPWNNYIEVKGARKNNLKGIDVKFPLNVMTVVTGVSGSGKSSLVRDIFYEGVKHYLDEAARLMVDCSGLEGDMHMIKSIEFVDQNSIGKSSRSNPVTYIGAYDEIRKLYGEQPLAKQMGYSAAYFSFNKEGGRCEECKGEGRITVEMQFMADITLECETCHGKRFKQDVLDVEYHGASIYDMLEMTVNQAIEFFGQYPGSQEKKIVKKLKPLQDVGLGYIKLGQTSSTLSGGENQRVKLAYYLGQEKQEPTLFVFDEPTTGLHFHDIKTLLKAFNALIDKGHTVVIIEHNMDVIKCADYLVDLGPEGGNAGGNLVCTGTPEEVAMCEASYTGKYLKDKL